Proteins co-encoded in one Gemmatimonadaceae bacterium genomic window:
- a CDS encoding alpha-hydroxy-acid oxidizing protein: MATLLAGAPLISLTGCGWSTRYSREVTDDWLNVLDALDPGLEPGSVPAALTARLRDALEQIRIVPRMFADVAHIDPTTVLFGRTLQSPILAGRHAAYDDSSRQLEVLLGAHAASTIAIVSDAMSVPPAHAQSVKEAAPWMVCSSATSTETSLARAGVLGAGAIVVSLDTPWTQSALTNLCVASALPVVASGVVDAMHAQRVMDAGVRGIIVAAALPVAPILRLREIVTAVSPGTPVMIANEFTRGTDILKALALGASAVLVDLPISWGLASADIVGVARVLELLDLELAHAMTMAKGGKYRFVVAEPGAHASQVKHSRYDRRRTT, encoded by the coding sequence ATGGCGACTTTGCTTGCAGGCGCCCCGCTCATTTCGCTCACCGGCTGTGGATGGTCGACGCGATATTCGCGGGAGGTCACTGACGACTGGCTCAATGTCCTTGATGCACTCGATCCGGGGCTGGAACCAGGATCTGTACCCGCTGCGCTGACGGCGCGCCTTCGCGACGCGTTGGAGCAGATTCGGATCGTTCCGCGCATGTTCGCAGACGTGGCGCACATCGACCCCACAACGGTGCTCTTCGGGCGCACACTGCAATCACCGATTCTGGCGGGGCGCCACGCGGCCTATGACGACAGTTCACGCCAACTGGAAGTCCTGCTCGGCGCGCATGCCGCGTCGACGATCGCAATCGTCAGCGACGCCATGAGCGTACCGCCAGCGCATGCGCAGTCGGTAAAGGAGGCGGCACCATGGATGGTCTGCTCGTCGGCCACCAGCACTGAGACGAGTCTGGCGCGGGCCGGTGTGCTCGGCGCTGGAGCGATTGTGGTCTCACTTGATACGCCGTGGACGCAATCCGCCTTGACCAACTTGTGCGTGGCCTCGGCGTTGCCGGTGGTGGCATCGGGCGTTGTGGACGCCATGCATGCGCAACGGGTTATGGATGCTGGTGTGCGCGGGATCATTGTGGCCGCTGCATTGCCGGTTGCGCCGATCCTGCGCCTTCGAGAGATCGTAACGGCCGTTTCGCCGGGAACTCCTGTGATGATCGCCAATGAGTTCACGCGAGGCACCGACATACTTAAAGCGCTCGCGTTGGGCGCGTCTGCCGTTCTTGTCGACCTGCCGATCTCCTGGGGCCTTGCGTCGGCTGACATCGTCGGCGTGGCCCGCGTGCTTGAGTTGTTGGATCTGGAGTTGGCTCACGCGATGACCATGGCGAAGGGTGGAAAGTATCGCTTCGTTGTCGCCGAGCCTGGTGCGCATGCGTCCCAGGTGAAGCACTCGCGATATGATCGACGTCGCACGACGTGA
- a CDS encoding alpha-hydroxy-acid oxidizing protein, translated as MKGAANSESTLRRNHAAFDWISLVTSANGVPSKALDTSVRVLDRVMPVPIIVGPTSAQVDINRLAERATYRAAAAHGITMSVSQFGLPLSMIAAEAQGHLWAQMYPEAGARRVDEAEAAGAEALILTIDEPYQPNGERSVRWDLAHLPAKDRARHFAGQLKRTVTGRHTARAFGDLGAVLHPRFTTSRSQFIGALVKTSGLPVLVKGILSPEDADMAIGLGAAGVIVSNHGGRALDGCISTIEALPDVVRQAAGRVPVFLDSGVRRGADVLKACALGATAVLIGRPVLWGLGAAGEAGVARVLEILTSELVAAMALTGTGSIRAVNSSIVRVGGQ; from the coding sequence GTGAAGGGTGCGGCGAACAGCGAATCGACGCTTCGTCGCAACCACGCCGCATTCGACTGGATCTCCCTAGTCACGAGCGCGAACGGGGTCCCGTCGAAAGCCCTCGACACGTCGGTGCGGGTCCTGGATCGCGTCATGCCCGTTCCGATTATCGTCGGACCGACGTCTGCTCAGGTCGATATCAATCGACTCGCGGAGCGCGCCACCTATCGTGCCGCCGCCGCGCATGGCATCACGATGAGTGTGAGCCAGTTCGGTCTGCCGCTGAGCATGATCGCCGCGGAAGCACAGGGGCACTTGTGGGCGCAGATGTACCCCGAGGCCGGCGCTCGTCGCGTGGATGAAGCCGAGGCAGCAGGTGCGGAGGCCTTGATCCTGACGATTGACGAGCCATATCAACCCAATGGCGAACGTTCAGTGCGTTGGGACCTCGCACATCTGCCAGCCAAAGACCGCGCGCGCCACTTCGCTGGTCAACTCAAACGAACAGTTACGGGGCGGCATACCGCACGCGCGTTCGGGGATCTTGGCGCAGTCCTGCATCCTCGCTTCACGACGTCCCGATCGCAGTTCATCGGAGCGCTGGTCAAGACTTCCGGCCTGCCGGTGCTGGTGAAGGGGATTCTCTCGCCCGAAGATGCCGACATGGCCATCGGGCTTGGGGCCGCCGGCGTGATCGTGTCGAACCACGGTGGTCGTGCGCTGGATGGCTGCATCTCGACCATTGAGGCGTTGCCTGACGTGGTGCGACAAGCAGCCGGACGTGTACCGGTCTTTCTCGACAGCGGCGTACGTCGTGGCGCCGATGTTCTAAAGGCATGCGCGCTTGGCGCGACGGCAGTACTGATTGGCAGGCCCGTCCTGTGGGGATTGGGCGCCGCGGGTGAAGCGGGAGTTGCTCGCGTATTGGAGATTCTCACATCCGAACTCGTGGCGGCAATGGCGCTCACCGGAACCGGCTCAATAAGGGCGGTGAATTCATCCATCGTTCGGGTCGGCGGCCAATGA
- a CDS encoding GMC family oxidoreductase: MHYDAIFIGTGFASTFFLRSYLERASRTARVLVLERGRFDTHAWQLRTGRTSSVDATATFVNESPAKEWVFSVGFGGGSNCWTAGVGRLMPNDFRMRSQYGVGTDWPLSYADLEPFYQAAEEIMAVSGPDDNRQLFPRSRPYPQPPHDFSRPDLLLKQRNPDAFFQQPTARARLATSRRPACCANGVCRLCPIGAKFTIENELGYLYQDPRVTLRTEATAQAVQTAAGIVSGVTFEHAGMTQEAAADLVVLGANAIFNAHILLRSGFRHALLGRRLHEQAAVDVQVKLNGLDNVGGSTLITGQGYAFYDGVHRTERAAAMVETLNPVVVRLERGRWRQLMNLTVSFESLGDDDNLVAFDPSRPDLPIVRHDAPSPYTQRAIDRVPAMMDEFLAGLPVESIAVDAPTSNEAHIIGTTVMGNDPASSVLDKHSVYHGVPNLVVLGSGAFPTSAPMQPSLTISAMALWSAAGVLR; this comes from the coding sequence ATGCACTACGACGCGATTTTCATCGGCACCGGGTTCGCCTCCACCTTCTTCTTGCGGTCGTACCTGGAGCGCGCCTCCCGGACTGCTCGCGTTCTCGTCCTGGAACGCGGCCGTTTCGACACGCACGCTTGGCAGCTTCGCACGGGCCGCACCTCGAGTGTCGATGCGACGGCGACCTTCGTCAACGAGAGCCCCGCCAAGGAGTGGGTCTTCAGCGTCGGCTTCGGTGGCGGCTCCAATTGCTGGACGGCCGGCGTCGGGCGGTTGATGCCAAACGATTTCCGAATGCGGTCGCAGTATGGCGTGGGGACCGATTGGCCATTGAGCTACGCGGACCTCGAACCGTTCTATCAAGCTGCCGAGGAGATCATGGCGGTGTCGGGCCCCGACGACAATCGGCAGCTCTTTCCTCGATCCCGCCCCTATCCGCAGCCACCGCATGACTTCAGTCGCCCCGATTTGCTGCTCAAACAGCGGAATCCGGATGCGTTCTTCCAGCAACCGACCGCACGCGCCAGACTCGCCACCAGCCGACGCCCGGCGTGTTGCGCCAATGGCGTCTGCCGACTCTGCCCGATCGGCGCCAAGTTCACGATCGAAAATGAGCTCGGCTATCTCTACCAGGATCCCCGTGTCACGTTGAGGACCGAGGCGACAGCGCAGGCCGTGCAGACCGCAGCGGGGATCGTATCTGGCGTGACGTTCGAACACGCCGGCATGACCCAAGAGGCCGCTGCCGATCTGGTCGTGCTGGGCGCCAACGCCATCTTCAACGCCCACATTCTCCTGCGCTCCGGCTTTCGACATGCCCTGCTCGGACGGAGGCTGCATGAACAGGCTGCCGTCGACGTGCAGGTGAAACTCAATGGACTCGACAACGTCGGCGGGTCGACGTTAATCACGGGCCAGGGCTACGCGTTCTATGATGGCGTCCATCGGACAGAACGCGCCGCGGCGATGGTCGAGACCCTCAATCCGGTCGTGGTTCGGCTCGAGCGCGGCCGCTGGCGGCAGCTGATGAACCTGACGGTGAGTTTCGAATCCCTTGGGGACGACGACAACCTAGTCGCCTTCGACCCGTCGCGGCCGGATCTGCCAATCGTGAGGCATGATGCGCCGTCGCCCTACACCCAGCGCGCAATCGACCGGGTGCCTGCCATGATGGACGAGTTTCTGGCCGGCCTTCCGGTGGAATCGATCGCCGTCGATGCGCCGACGTCCAACGAGGCGCATATCATCGGGACCACCGTCATGGGTAACGATCCGGCCTCCAGTGTTCTCGACAAGCACTCCGTCTACCATGGCGTGCCCAATCTGGTGGTGCTCGGCAGCGGTGCGTTCCCGACATCCGCGCCAATGCAACCCTCGCTGACGATCTCGGCGATGGCCCTCTGGTCGGCCGCTGGAGTGCTTCGGTGA
- a CDS encoding TldD/PmbA family protein translates to MTTRRDFMKQGGAAIGASLFAGSALAGIPHLLSAAPAPNARAIDRFYNAVEVKELMAAALAAARTAGASYADVRCSRQRQNFVFTREQQIQQVVDTDTIGIGVRALVNGTWGFAATRILTNDGAAAAAREAVAIAKASQVARDRAVEWLPSPTITDGYWKSAFTIDPFDISVEEKADLLLRANAAAMKTKGVKFVGSGFFFVKDERNYANTDGTITKQDVVRSWPTIQITAVSADFTDFQTRTNVVPPTARGWEFVLKSDLIGNAPMWGEDAVAKLTAKPVDVGRYDLVLDPANLWLTIHESIAHPTELDRAMGYEANYAGTSFAAPPEKMLGQLKYGPALLNIQGDRSQEGGLSTIGWDDDGVKPDEFLIIKNGMLNDYQTTREQAPWLRWWYEKNGRPVRSHGCAYAQGWDNVQFQRMPNVSLLPGEKDLKIDDLVSATDRGILISGDGSFSIDQQRFNAQFGGQTYHEIKGGKIVGVLKDVAYQIRTPDFWNSLDMIGGKSSYTLGGSFFDGKGQPAQVNAVSHGSPPARFKNVNIINTGRKG, encoded by the coding sequence ATGACCACCCGCCGTGATTTCATGAAACAGGGCGGTGCCGCTATCGGCGCCTCCCTGTTTGCCGGCAGTGCGCTGGCCGGTATTCCTCATCTGCTGTCGGCCGCTCCCGCTCCCAACGCGCGCGCTATCGACCGCTTCTACAATGCCGTCGAGGTCAAGGAGTTGATGGCCGCCGCGCTGGCCGCCGCCAGGACGGCGGGTGCCAGCTATGCCGACGTGCGGTGCAGTCGGCAACGACAGAACTTCGTCTTCACCCGTGAGCAGCAGATCCAGCAGGTGGTCGATACGGACACCATCGGGATTGGCGTGCGCGCACTGGTGAATGGCACCTGGGGATTTGCCGCCACGCGCATCCTGACCAATGACGGTGCCGCGGCGGCGGCGCGCGAGGCCGTGGCCATTGCGAAGGCATCGCAAGTGGCGCGCGATCGCGCGGTGGAATGGCTGCCGTCGCCCACAATCACCGATGGCTACTGGAAGAGCGCCTTCACCATCGATCCGTTCGACATTTCGGTGGAGGAAAAGGCTGACCTGCTCCTCAGGGCCAACGCCGCGGCCATGAAGACCAAGGGTGTGAAGTTCGTCGGCAGCGGCTTCTTCTTTGTGAAGGACGAACGCAACTACGCCAATACCGACGGAACCATCACCAAGCAGGATGTCGTGCGATCGTGGCCCACCATCCAAATCACCGCGGTGTCCGCCGACTTCACCGACTTCCAGACGCGCACCAACGTCGTGCCACCCACGGCGCGCGGCTGGGAGTTTGTACTGAAGAGTGACCTGATCGGCAACGCGCCCATGTGGGGTGAAGACGCGGTGGCCAAACTCACTGCGAAGCCCGTGGATGTTGGACGGTATGATCTCGTGCTCGATCCGGCCAACCTGTGGCTCACCATTCACGAAAGCATCGCGCATCCCACCGAACTGGATCGCGCCATGGGGTACGAAGCCAACTATGCCGGTACCAGCTTTGCGGCCCCGCCGGAAAAGATGCTCGGACAGCTCAAGTATGGCCCGGCGCTCCTCAACATTCAGGGCGATCGATCGCAGGAAGGCGGACTGTCCACCATTGGGTGGGACGATGACGGTGTGAAGCCCGATGAGTTCCTCATCATCAAGAACGGCATGCTCAATGACTACCAGACCACGCGCGAACAGGCGCCATGGTTGCGCTGGTGGTACGAAAAGAACGGCCGACCTGTTCGCTCGCACGGCTGCGCGTACGCGCAGGGGTGGGACAACGTGCAGTTCCAGCGCATGCCCAACGTTTCGCTGTTGCCGGGCGAGAAGGATCTCAAGATTGACGACCTGGTGAGCGCGACCGATCGCGGTATTCTCATCTCCGGCGACGGCAGTTTCTCCATTGATCAGCAGCGGTTCAACGCGCAATTCGGCGGTCAGACGTACCACGAAATCAAGGGTGGCAAGATTGTCGGCGTGTTGAAAGACGTGGCCTATCAAATTCGCACACCGGATTTCTGGAACTCACTGGACATGATCGGTGGCAAGTCCAGTTACACGTTGGGTGGCAGTTTCTTCGACGGCAAAGGCCAGCCGGCGCAGGTGAACGCGGTAAGTCACGGGTCTCCGCCCGCGCGCTTCAAGAACGTCAATATCATCAACACGGGGAGAAAAGGCTGA
- a CDS encoding TldD/PmbA family protein: MSNDAILTREQAQAIVEKAIKWSKADAVDVQVNTYTQGNIRFADNQVTTAGSTTDAQLGIQSAFGAKHAVVTTNDLSDEAIKRAVEQSERLAKLAPDDPEVMPQLSAQQYTPVNAYFDSTANLTASDRAKAALIALDMARKAGDVKAAGYLVSTAGALAIGNGKGMFAYRRATGANYTLTVRTTDGTGSGWAAADHPDWMQLDTRRVAERAVAKARASRTPVALEPGRYTVILEPQAVGDLVQLISNYADARSADEGRSPFVKQGGGNKVGEKIVDERVTIFSDPTDPQLLGQEWDFEGMPLGRQVWIDKGKLNQLIYSRFWAKKQGKIATGGPTTFKMAGGTQSLDDLIKGTTRGILVTRLWYLREVDPRTILYTGLTRDGTYLVENGKITKALRNFRFNESPLFVLNNIEALGQAERLAGTEQGGDVVMPSIKARDFNFTSLSEAV, translated from the coding sequence ATGTCAAACGACGCCATTCTGACCCGCGAACAAGCACAGGCGATTGTCGAGAAAGCCATCAAGTGGTCCAAGGCCGATGCGGTCGACGTGCAGGTCAACACGTACACGCAGGGCAATATCCGTTTTGCGGACAATCAGGTGACGACTGCCGGCTCCACCACTGATGCACAACTGGGCATCCAGAGCGCGTTCGGGGCCAAGCACGCCGTGGTCACCACCAACGACCTCTCCGACGAGGCCATCAAGCGTGCTGTCGAGCAGAGCGAACGACTGGCCAAGCTGGCTCCCGACGATCCGGAAGTGATGCCGCAGTTGTCGGCGCAGCAGTACACGCCGGTGAACGCCTACTTCGACAGCACGGCCAATCTCACGGCGTCGGACCGCGCGAAGGCCGCGCTCATCGCCCTCGACATGGCGCGCAAGGCCGGTGATGTGAAAGCTGCGGGCTATCTGGTGTCCACAGCAGGGGCGCTGGCCATTGGCAACGGCAAAGGCATGTTTGCCTATCGTCGTGCCACGGGCGCGAACTACACGCTCACGGTGCGCACCACCGACGGCACCGGTTCGGGGTGGGCGGCGGCCGATCATCCCGACTGGATGCAACTGGACACGCGGCGCGTGGCCGAGCGCGCGGTGGCCAAGGCGCGTGCGTCACGCACTCCGGTGGCGTTGGAACCGGGACGCTACACGGTCATTCTGGAACCGCAGGCAGTTGGGGATCTGGTACAGCTGATTTCCAACTACGCCGACGCGCGCAGCGCCGACGAAGGACGCAGTCCGTTCGTCAAGCAAGGCGGTGGCAACAAGGTGGGCGAAAAGATCGTCGATGAACGCGTGACCATCTTTTCCGATCCCACCGACCCACAGCTCCTCGGACAGGAGTGGGATTTCGAAGGCATGCCACTCGGCCGGCAGGTCTGGATTGACAAGGGCAAACTCAATCAGCTCATCTACTCGCGCTTCTGGGCCAAGAAGCAGGGCAAGATTGCCACCGGTGGTCCGACCACGTTCAAGATGGCGGGCGGCACGCAATCGCTTGACGATCTGATCAAGGGCACCACCCGCGGCATTCTCGTCACGCGTCTGTGGTATCTGCGTGAAGTGGACCCCCGCACCATTCTCTACACCGGTCTCACCCGCGATGGCACGTACCTGGTGGAGAACGGCAAGATCACCAAGGCGCTGCGCAACTTCCGGTTCAACGAGTCGCCGCTATTCGTGCTGAACAACATCGAGGCGCTCGGACAAGCCGAGCGCCTCGCGGGCACCGAACAAGGTGGTGATGTGGTGATGCCCTCGATCAAGGCGAGGGACTTCAATTTCACGAGCCTGTCGGAGGCAGTCTAA
- a CDS encoding dipeptidase: MRPQLRSLLSAGVVLALASVSAAPLCAQPPVDEAIIAKARAIHAKVFSVDTHVDISPNNFNATGPNYTQKLPRTQVDLVKMEEGGMSGAFLIVYVGQSPQLDSAGFARANASALEKFDAIHRLTEQLAPNRAELALTAADARRIHASGKRAIFIGVENGFPIGADITNVKKFYDRGGRYMSLAHNGHSQLSDSNTGERDGVWLHHGLSPLGRQVIVEMNRLGMMIDVSHPSKESMLQTIALSKAPIIGSHSGVRAICNHSRNMDDEQLDALKKNGGVIQLVAFNSYVKCDPKRDRPREQARAAAMEELRKEYGIAEGGGRGGQQAAIQALPEAKRNEYLAKQEDITARRYPSDPPASVKDFVDHIDYVVKRIGIDHAGISSDFDGGGGVDGFRNASEALNVTVELVRRGYTEQQIAKIWGGNLLRVMGEVEKQSTKY, translated from the coding sequence ATGCGCCCTCAGTTGCGATCTCTCCTGTCGGCTGGCGTCGTGCTCGCCCTGGCGAGTGTCTCCGCCGCGCCCCTTTGTGCCCAACCACCGGTCGACGAGGCCATCATCGCCAAGGCGCGCGCCATTCACGCCAAGGTGTTTTCGGTGGATACGCATGTCGACATCAGTCCCAACAACTTTAACGCGACCGGTCCGAATTACACCCAGAAACTTCCTCGGACGCAGGTCGACCTGGTGAAGATGGAGGAAGGCGGCATGTCGGGCGCCTTCCTGATCGTGTACGTCGGCCAATCGCCGCAGCTGGATTCGGCGGGATTTGCCCGCGCCAATGCGTCGGCGCTGGAGAAGTTCGATGCCATTCACCGGTTGACCGAACAGTTGGCGCCCAACCGCGCGGAACTGGCGCTGACCGCGGCGGATGCGCGCCGCATTCACGCCAGTGGCAAGCGCGCGATCTTCATTGGTGTCGAGAACGGTTTTCCGATTGGCGCCGATATCACGAACGTCAAGAAGTTCTACGACCGTGGCGGTCGCTATATGTCGCTGGCCCACAATGGCCACAGCCAACTGTCCGACTCCAACACGGGTGAACGCGATGGCGTGTGGCTGCATCATGGCCTGAGTCCGCTGGGGCGACAGGTGATCGTGGAGATGAATCGGCTGGGCATGATGATCGACGTGTCGCATCCCTCCAAGGAGTCGATGCTGCAGACGATCGCGTTGTCCAAGGCGCCCATCATCGGCTCGCACTCTGGCGTCCGGGCCATCTGCAATCACAGCCGCAACATGGATGACGAGCAACTGGATGCGTTGAAGAAGAACGGCGGTGTGATCCAGCTGGTGGCGTTCAACAGCTATGTGAAGTGCGATCCGAAACGCGACCGTCCGCGCGAACAGGCCCGAGCGGCGGCCATGGAAGAGTTGCGCAAGGAATACGGCATCGCCGAGGGAGGCGGTCGCGGCGGCCAGCAGGCGGCCATCCAGGCACTTCCGGAAGCGAAGCGCAATGAATACCTCGCCAAGCAGGAGGACATCACCGCGCGCCGCTATCCGTCCGACCCACCGGCCTCGGTGAAGGATTTCGTCGATCACATCGACTACGTGGTCAAGCGCATCGGCATCGACCATGCCGGCATCAGCTCGGACTTCGACGGTGGCGGTGGCGTGGACGGATTCCGCAACGCATCGGAAGCACTGAACGTGACGGTGGAACTGGTGCGGCGAGGTTACACCGAACAGCAGATCGCGAAGATCTGGGGCGGAAACCTGCTGCGGGTGATGGGGGAAGTGGAGAAACAGAGTACCAAGTACTAA
- a CDS encoding phospholipase, which produces MTLSRREWLRLTATATGGALVAGVSACGEQNLAPFEDPEEGHLVSRPGAPVFTPQLGVNALGIGGTRDGLRFVPTTFRPGEALPLLVTLHGAGGNAYSGIQPFLAFAESARVVLVSPDSRNVSWDRRYGGFGVDSRFLDNALSDTYLRCAIDPTKIAIAGFSDGASYALSLGLTNGDLFRQIVAFSPGFMVPNVSRGKPTVFDSHGTRDTVLPIATTSRVFVPKLQAAGYQVTYREFDGTHQIPVVVAEEAFGWLRAGWGE; this is translated from the coding sequence ATGACACTTTCGCGTAGAGAATGGCTGCGTCTGACCGCCACCGCCACAGGCGGCGCGCTGGTGGCCGGTGTTTCTGCGTGCGGCGAACAAAACCTCGCGCCGTTTGAGGACCCGGAGGAGGGGCATCTGGTGTCCCGCCCCGGCGCACCGGTATTCACCCCGCAGCTTGGCGTGAACGCGTTGGGGATTGGCGGCACGCGCGACGGCCTGCGCTTTGTTCCCACTACGTTCCGCCCCGGCGAAGCGCTGCCGTTGCTGGTCACGTTGCACGGAGCAGGCGGAAACGCCTACAGCGGCATCCAGCCATTCCTGGCGTTCGCGGAATCGGCGCGTGTCGTGCTCGTCTCCCCGGATTCGCGCAACGTCAGCTGGGATCGCCGCTACGGGGGCTTTGGCGTGGATTCGCGATTCCTCGACAACGCGCTGTCGGATACCTATCTGCGCTGCGCGATCGATCCGACAAAGATTGCCATCGCCGGATTCTCCGACGGTGCCTCGTACGCTCTGTCGTTGGGGCTCACCAACGGCGACCTCTTTCGTCAGATCGTCGCCTTCTCCCCAGGCTTCATGGTTCCCAATGTGAGCCGTGGAAAGCCCACCGTGTTTGACTCGCACGGGACGCGGGACACGGTGCTGCCGATCGCCACCACCAGCCGCGTGTTCGTTCCGAAGTTGCAAGCGGCCGGCTATCAGGTCACGTATCGGGAGTTCGACGGCACGCATCAGATTCCGGTGGTGGTCGCTGAGGAGGCGTTTGGGTGGCTGCGGGCCGGATGGGGGGAATAA
- a CDS encoding ABC transporter permease: protein MIADGSNAISGFLEATVRYATPLAFAALGECVSERAGVINIGLEGAIIAGALGATVGAGIAGPAAGFVAGVAAGLLIAVLFALFTVWLRADQIITGTAITMLALGLTGTLYRTVYGVGGVALSTPTVGVLAVPGLSSLPFVGRALFAQPAVTYLLYVLAPLIAWWMARTHGGLATRAMGESPEAAIVAGIRPRLVQTSAVLFAGAMAGMAGATLVLAQAGTFAEGMSAGRGFIAIAIVVLGRWRPLGVAAAALLFGAANALQTLFQAMGWEQVPYQLFLAVPYVLTLIVLAGAGGRAAAPKALGRRRR, encoded by the coding sequence ATGATTGCCGACGGATCGAACGCCATCAGCGGGTTTCTCGAAGCGACGGTGCGCTACGCCACGCCGTTGGCGTTTGCCGCGCTTGGTGAATGCGTCAGTGAACGCGCGGGGGTCATCAACATCGGACTCGAAGGGGCGATCATTGCCGGTGCGCTGGGCGCCACCGTCGGCGCCGGAATCGCCGGTCCTGCTGCCGGCTTTGTGGCCGGTGTTGCGGCGGGACTACTCATCGCTGTCCTGTTCGCCTTGTTCACGGTGTGGTTGCGCGCCGACCAGATCATCACGGGCACGGCAATCACCATGTTGGCACTCGGACTGACGGGTACGCTGTACCGCACGGTGTACGGGGTGGGTGGTGTGGCGCTGTCCACTCCCACTGTCGGTGTATTGGCCGTTCCTGGCTTGTCATCGTTGCCGTTTGTTGGACGGGCCTTGTTTGCGCAACCAGCCGTGACCTACCTCCTGTATGTGCTGGCGCCGTTGATTGCGTGGTGGATGGCGCGCACGCACGGCGGACTGGCCACGCGGGCCATGGGCGAGTCGCCGGAAGCGGCCATTGTCGCGGGCATTCGTCCGCGTCTGGTGCAGACCAGCGCGGTGCTATTTGCCGGCGCGATGGCGGGAATGGCGGGTGCAACGCTGGTTCTTGCACAGGCCGGCACCTTTGCTGAAGGCATGTCGGCCGGCCGCGGGTTCATCGCCATCGCGATCGTGGTACTCGGTCGCTGGCGTCCATTGGGTGTGGCCGCAGCCGCCCTGCTGTTCGGTGCCGCGAACGCCTTGCAAACACTGTTTCAGGCGATGGGGTGGGAGCAGGTGCCGTACCAGCTCTTTCTGGCCGTGCCGTACGTGCTCACGCTGATTGTGCTCGCCGGGGCGGGAGGACGCGCCGCGGCGCCGAAGGCGCTAGGGCGTCGAAGGCGCTAG
- a CDS encoding ABC transporter permease produces the protein MNTLARSMVLALVALAVLVALLVSTGHAPLPALSALANGAFGSTYAVSSTLVRAIPLALAGLAVAVAFRAGLLNIGAEGQLLIGACVATATGALLPDVPRVLAVPLMLGAGALAGAGWAFIAAELRRRFGVLEVISTIMLNFIAIHVTGWLVRGPLQEPTHIYPQSASLPVSQQLPMLIPGTRVHAGVVVVVLLAIGLWWWLRESASGFRLRAVGMNPFAAASAGQISVSRTMVGAFLLSGALAGLAGSVELTGVTYALYENFSPGYGYTAIAVALLARLNPLTVLGTAFLFGALEAGAGAMQRNAAVPSVVVSVVEAALILLVVAADQLQSRAAQRAEASV, from the coding sequence ATGAACACGCTGGCACGGTCCATGGTGCTGGCACTGGTGGCGCTGGCCGTGTTGGTCGCGCTGTTGGTGAGCACTGGCCACGCGCCCCTTCCGGCGCTTTCGGCGCTGGCGAACGGTGCGTTCGGTTCCACGTACGCCGTATCATCAACCTTGGTGCGCGCCATTCCACTCGCCCTTGCCGGGCTGGCGGTGGCGGTCGCCTTTCGCGCCGGGCTGCTCAACATTGGCGCCGAGGGGCAACTGCTCATTGGCGCGTGTGTGGCAACGGCCACCGGCGCGTTGTTGCCTGATGTCCCTCGTGTGCTGGCGGTGCCGCTCATGCTGGGTGCCGGGGCGTTGGCGGGCGCCGGCTGGGCGTTCATTGCGGCCGAGCTGCGCCGTCGCTTTGGAGTGCTGGAAGTGATCAGCACCATCATGCTCAACTTCATCGCCATCCATGTCACCGGCTGGTTGGTGCGCGGTCCGTTGCAGGAGCCGACACATATCTACCCGCAATCGGCGTCGTTGCCGGTGTCGCAGCAGTTGCCGATGCTGATACCCGGCACGCGGGTGCACGCTGGCGTGGTGGTGGTGGTGCTCCTCGCGATTGGCCTCTGGTGGTGGCTGCGGGAGAGTGCGAGTGGCTTTCGACTGCGCGCGGTGGGCATGAATCCGTTCGCCGCGGCGAGTGCGGGACAGATCTCGGTTTCACGCACGATGGTGGGCGCATTCCTGCTGAGCGGCGCATTGGCCGGTTTGGCGGGCAGCGTCGAACTCACGGGCGTGACCTATGCGTTGTATGAGAATTTCTCACCGGGCTACGGGTACACGGCAATTGCGGTCGCGCTGTTGGCCCGTCTCAATCCGCTCACCGTGTTGGGCACCGCGTTCCTGTTCGGCGCGCTCGAAGCGGGCGCGGGTGCCATGCAGCGTAACGCGGCCGTGCCCAGTGTGGTGGTGTCGGTGGTTGAGGCGGCCCTGATTCTGTTGGTGGTAGCCGCCGACCAACTGCAATCACGTGCTGCGCAGCGCGCGGAAGCCAGCGTCTGA